Proteins encoded in a region of the Limanda limanda chromosome 17, fLimLim1.1, whole genome shotgun sequence genome:
- the LOC133022580 gene encoding uncharacterized protein LOC133022580, translating to MAKRMFHESGDDGRSVMGMLTVQVERDPKTGATVVRSVAPTSAGAERVHTVFDDGRKSIHTVGGSGGQPSTEELGQILSVIDGVGMEALLDEVTVVPNMTEVKTEKVERSGILKEKLPSLFTHQAVSKDNNVLDRSYELEAEASVDDGDKREDIMAVGDVGIEDVDDQRLKDGPVTLLFLGYTDATSDQGDGEEEEEGMLTAERVIITEDGEEYLMEPETAASPPSGSNEAAEQEVEKEKELQDVPLEGAGAKVQREDEDKGLNEPLSPSTAETGDTSKPKTCKCCSVM from the exons ATGGCGAAGAGGATGTTTCATGAAAGTGGCGACGATGGCCGATCAG TCATGGGGATGTTGACAGTGCAGGTGGAGCGGGACCCGAAGACAGGGGCCACTGTTGTCAGATCTGTGGCCCCCACGTCCGCCGGGGCCGAGCGGGTCCACACGGTGTTCGACGACGGCAGGAAGAGCATCCACACCGTGGGGGGGTCAGGAGGTCAACCCTCGACCGAGGAGCTGGGCCAGATCCTGAGCGTCATCGACGGGGTCGGGATGGAGGCGCTGCTGGACGAGGTCACAGTCGTTCCCAACATGACGGAGGTGAAGACTGAGAAGGTTGAACGCTCCGGGATCCTGAAGGAAAAACTCCCGTCTCTCTTCACCCATCAAGCTGTGTCTAAAGACAACAACGTGTTGGACAGAAGCTACGAGTTAGAGGCCGAGGCGAGCGTGGACGACGGCGATAAGAGAGAGGACATCATGGCTGTTGGAGACGTGGGAATAGAGGATGTGGACGACCAGAGGTTGAAGGACGGCCCCGTGACCCTTTTGTTCCTGGGATACACGGACGCCACATCTGACCAAGGCGATGgcgaagaggaagaagaagggatGCTCACCGCCGAGCGAGTCATCATCACCGAGGACGGAGAGGAATACCTCATGGAACCGGAAACAGCTGCTTCACCTCCGTCAGGGTCAAACgaggcagcagagcaggaggtggagaaagagaaagagcttCAGGACGTTCCCCTGGAAGGAGCTGGAGCTAAAGTCcagagagaggacgaggacaaaGGGTTGAATGAACCATTGTCCCCCAgcacagcagagacaggagacacCTCCAAGCCCAAGACCTGCAAGTGCTGCTCCGTCATGTGA
- the nfil3-6 gene encoding nuclear factor, interleukin 3 regulated, member 6: MFTIDPERRTRGLHHRLLCVKTQRNTQHSPQVALLLHRLLPTDRAPHSGDSPASFSSFSSEMFEEDSQHMGGQQDVAVLQALEPAAAVSPAGGEEGRSGPLSFTDEAVSILTSSSLLARSLLGRGSAIKRKESPSSSSIRRKREFIPHEKKDDGYWDKRKKNNEAAKRSREKRRVNDMVLESRVLALLEENARLRAELLALKFRFGLVKDPSTAPVLPLTSTSHHNTQTLTPHYHLHGGDGGHHGSSASHSSHQPTQLSTRGSRDAGHMSEDSGFSTPGGSSVGSPIFFEDRLSDHGKLSPHRAEELGYDLHHSPAEVHHTVALTGGKPDYADTMKNLPHKLRFKTAGSGDGFDAAGDHGCARRSPTLKGLSLGETGGGHCTGAWLQQLEGDEGRRGRQSPQYNPSAASYSLQAPPTQGHPEGAYPPGNTHLKTQLNSLSEEVAQLKKLFTQQLMAKVN; this comes from the exons ATGTTCACCATCGACCCGGAGAGGAGGACACGAGGTTTACATCACAGGTTGTTGTGCGTAAAGACGCAGAGGAACACGCAGCATTCACCACAG GTGGCACTGTTGCTTCATCGCCTCCTTCCCACAGACAGAGCACCTCACAGCGGAGACTCTCCAGCTTCATTCAGTTCATTCAGCTCTGAGATGTTCGAGGAGGATTCCCAGCACATGGGGGGGCAGCAGGACGTGGCCGTGCTCCAGGCGCTGGAGCCGGCAGCAGCGGTTAGTCCAGCCGGAGGTGAAGAAGGTCGCTCCGGGCCGCTGTCCTTCACAGACGAGGCCGTGTCCATCCTGACCTCCAGCAGCCTGTTGGCCCGCTCCCTCCTGGGGCGCGGCTCGGCCATCAAACGCAAGGagagcccctcctcctccagcatccGACGCAAGCGCGAGTTCATCCCCCACGAGAAGAAGGACGACGGCTACTgggacaagaggaagaagaacaacgAGGCGGCGAAGCGCTCCAGGGAGAAGCGGCGTGTGAACGACATGGTTCTGGAGAGTCGGGTTCTGGCTCTGCTGGAGGAGAACGCTCGTCTCAGGGCGGAGCTGCTGGCTCTGAAGTTCCGCTTCGGTCTGGTCAAAGACCCGTCCACCGCTCCCGTCCTGCCCCTCACCTCGACTTCTCACCACAACACTCAGACCTTGACTCCTCACTATCACCTCCACGGTGGAGACGGAGGCCACCACGGCTCCTCGGCCTCACACAGCAGCCACCAGCCGACCCAGCTGAGCACCCGGGGCTCCAGGGACGCCGGTCACATGTCGGAGGACTCTGGGTTCTCCACGCCCGGTGGCTCCAGCGTGGGCAGCCCCATCTTCTTTGAAGACCGGCTCAGCGATCATGGGAAGTTATCCCcccacagagcagaggagctgGGCTACGACCTCCACCACTCGCCTGCTGAGGTCCACCACACGGTGGCGCTCACCGGAGGGAAGCCGGACTACGCAGACACCATGAAAAACCTGCCCCACAAGCTGCGTTTCAAGACGGCAGGAAGTGGGGACGGGTTCGACGCTGCAGGCGACCACGGCTGTGCCCGACGCAGCCCCACGCTCAAAGGACTGAGTCTAGGCgagacagggggggggcacTGCACCGGCGCctggctccagcagctggagggagACGAGGGACGGCGGGGGAGACAGTCCCCTCAGTACAACCCATCAGCCGCCAGCTACAGCCtccaggctccgcccacacaaGGACACCCTGAGGGGGCGTATCCACCGGGGAACACGCACCTGAAGACTCAGCTCAACTCCCTGAGCGAGGAGGTGGCTCAGCTGAAGAAGCTGTTCACACAGCAGCTCATGGCCAAAGTCAACTGA